A region of Campylobacter concisus DNA encodes the following proteins:
- a CDS encoding Tfp pilus assembly protein FimT/FimU — MHKNKGFTVIELIFVIIAVGILAAMIIPRLEINGAREAATQMLTHIRYAQHLAIQDDKFVHSENEKFWFKMRWGIAINDTSLQECSVDEPGVKSWKYSIFYDKRGSGNKFSGNLNSKEEVAIDTQKSNKFLSAGWRGIPQSYCNKINTDLNIEKKYGIKSVKFVGSCRKGKTQTIDFDELGRPMRVVSVTGSKGAKRPYSRLLKGDCKIILTDKNNNVASINIEKRSGYAYIN, encoded by the coding sequence ATGCATAAAAACAAGGGTTTTACTGTTATAGAGCTTATTTTTGTAATCATTGCCGTTGGCATACTTGCGGCAATGATCATACCAAGGCTAGAAATAAACGGAGCCAGAGAGGCAGCTACACAGATGCTAACGCATATAAGGTACGCCCAACACCTTGCCATACAAGATGATAAATTTGTACATTCAGAAAATGAAAAATTTTGGTTTAAAATGAGATGGGGGATAGCTATTAATGACACTAGTTTGCAAGAGTGCTCTGTAGATGAGCCTGGGGTTAAATCTTGGAAATATAGTATTTTTTATGATAAAAGAGGTAGTGGTAATAAATTTAGTGGTAACTTAAATTCCAAAGAAGAGGTTGCTATCGATACACAAAAATCAAACAAATTCTTAAGTGCGGGCTGGAGAGGCATTCCACAATCTTATTGCAATAAGATTAATACAGATTTAAATATTGAGAAAAAATATGGCATAAAATCGGTTAAATTTGTTGGTAGTTGTAGAAAAGGCAAGACGCAAACCATTGATTTTGATGAATTAGGTAGGCCTATGAGAGTAGTAAGTGTTACTGGCAGTAAAGGAGCAAAAAGACCTTATTCAAGACTATTGAAAGGTGATTGCAAGATAATTTTAACAGATAAAAATAACAATGTAGCCTCTATAAATATAGAAAAAAGAAGTGGATACGCATATATAAACTAA
- a CDS encoding glycosyltransferase family 39 protein: MLDKFREFVGHHVAFSVFLICLIDCIFLLYTANSLSISYSEAEIFFNKQNFLSHVLNLSIQIFGQTDIALRSVMIAFHVISVVLMYKVSKFYIKLEFDRLIAVLLFILLPGTIASALIVNNAGLCIMLALLCIYFFHVKNKILFVAFFCLSFFIDGDFLIFYAGFFIFSLYKRRPPLAWLSAILFLLTLYFFGFDTNGRPSGHFIDTFGIFAAVFSPFIFIFFVYTIYRIWVKEKKDLLWFIAICSFCFCMIVSVRQRLELEQFLPFCVIAMPLMVRVFFNSYRVRLPKFRKGYKICTTLVMLFLALNWSMIVFNQIFYLFLDNPTKHFVYKFDIVKELAAKLKEAEIKDLYTDNKKLALRLKFYGIDVRDESKNLLVSADLDGKSKFCIEKMGKVIANFDVRGR; the protein is encoded by the coding sequence TTGCTAGATAAATTTAGGGAATTTGTTGGACATCACGTCGCTTTTAGCGTATTTTTAATATGTTTGATCGATTGTATATTTTTACTTTATACGGCAAATTCTCTTAGCATAAGTTACAGTGAAGCTGAAATTTTTTTTAACAAACAAAATTTTCTTAGTCATGTTTTAAACTTAAGCATTCAAATTTTTGGTCAAACAGATATTGCTCTAAGATCTGTGATGATCGCGTTTCATGTCATAAGCGTCGTTTTAATGTATAAGGTAAGCAAATTTTACATTAAATTAGAGTTTGACAGACTTATTGCGGTATTGCTTTTTATCTTACTTCCTGGCACGATAGCTTCAGCTCTTATTGTCAATAATGCTGGGCTTTGCATTATGCTGGCGCTCCTATGTATCTACTTTTTTCATGTTAAAAATAAAATTTTATTTGTAGCATTTTTTTGTCTTTCTTTTTTTATAGATGGCGATTTTTTGATATTTTACGCAGGATTTTTTATATTTTCACTTTATAAAAGAAGGCCTCCGCTTGCTTGGCTAAGTGCTATTTTATTTTTACTCACGCTTTACTTTTTTGGTTTTGATACAAATGGTAGGCCAAGTGGGCACTTTATCGATACTTTTGGTATCTTTGCCGCTGTTTTTTCGCCATTTATTTTTATCTTTTTTGTCTATACGATTTATAGAATTTGGGTTAAGGAAAAGAAGGATCTTTTATGGTTTATCGCTATTTGCTCATTTTGCTTTTGTATGATAGTCTCAGTGCGCCAAAGGCTGGAGCTTGAGCAGTTTTTGCCATTTTGCGTGATCGCAATGCCACTTATGGTAAGGGTATTTTTTAATTCATATCGCGTAAGATTGCCAAAATTTAGAAAAGGCTATAAAATTTGCACGACCTTAGTGATGCTTTTTCTAGCCCTAAACTGGTCGATGATCGTATTTAATCAAATTTTTTACCTATTTTTAGATAATCCAACGAAGCATTTTGTCTATAAATTTGATATTGTAAAAGAGCTTGCTGCTAAATTAAAAGAAGCGGAAATTAAGGATTTATACACCGATAATAAAAAGCTTGCATTAAGACTTAAATTTTATGGTATAGACGTAAGAGATGAGTCTAAAAATTTATTAGTAAGCGCCGATCTAGATGGAAAATCAAAATTTTGCATAGAAAAAATGGGAAAAGTAATCGCAAATTTTGATGTAAGAGGCAGGTAG
- a CDS encoding phosphoribosyltransferase has translation MIFYSYDEFAVDTKKMAKQIKDEFDPEVILAVARGGLTLGHSLAVALNNRNLFTLNSIHYEDTNKLDTINIFNVPDLSKYTKILLVDDIIDSGESMVEIKRELLKRYPNLDIKIATVFYKEKALLLPEFKVKEAHDWIEFFWDIHI, from the coding sequence ATGATATTTTATAGTTATGATGAATTTGCTGTTGATACTAAAAAGATGGCAAAACAGATAAAAGATGAGTTTGATCCAGAGGTGATACTAGCTGTGGCAAGAGGCGGTTTAACGCTTGGCCACTCGCTAGCTGTTGCGCTTAATAATAGAAATTTATTCACCTTAAATTCTATCCATTATGAAGATACAAACAAGCTTGATACGATTAACATCTTTAACGTACCAGATCTTAGCAAATACACTAAAATTTTGCTCGTCGATGACATCATCGACAGTGGCGAGAGTATGGTCGAGATAAAAAGAGAACTGCTTAAGCGTTATCCAAATTTAGATATCAAAATAGCGACCGTCTTTTATAAAGAGAAAGCTCTGCTTTTGCCAGAATTTAAGGTAAAAGAGGCTCACGATTGGATTGAGTTTTTTTGGGATATACATATTTAA
- a CDS encoding NCS2 family permease — protein MKFFDLAQNKTSVKQEFGAGLTTFLAMMYIVPVNAIIMSKTGMPYEALITATALITIFSTILNGLWANTPVAMSVGMGLNAYFTFGLCIGMKVPWQTALGVVFLSGVIFVVLSFTNFRMWIIRSIPLDLRRAISAGIGTFISFVAFQQMGFIVNSDAVLVGIGNFKDPNVLLGVLGLFLVICFWAWKIKGAFILAVLATSVIAWILGIAPHPTEIFSTPASISPIFLELDIKGALSLALLPVVITFFVTDLFDSIGTLAGVGTRAGIFDENKKDGVIKLEKTLEADAIATAAGSLVGVSTTTSFVESASGVEEGGRTGLTAVFCGLLFILTLFMLPLFKAIPGNAIYPILVMVGVLMFAELASINFKDPAIAVATFFIVVLIPLTYSITNGLAFGFMSYVIVKLIKRDFSDINLGVVVLALISFIVFLVH, from the coding sequence GTGAAATTTTTTGACTTAGCACAAAACAAAACGAGTGTGAAGCAGGAATTTGGAGCGGGACTTACGACATTTTTGGCAATGATGTATATCGTGCCGGTAAATGCGATCATTATGAGCAAAACTGGCATGCCTTATGAGGCACTCATCACTGCAACTGCGCTAATTACCATCTTTTCTACGATATTAAATGGTCTTTGGGCGAATACACCAGTTGCGATGAGCGTTGGTATGGGGCTTAACGCTTATTTTACATTTGGTCTTTGCATCGGTATGAAAGTGCCTTGGCAAACTGCTCTTGGCGTTGTTTTCTTAAGTGGCGTGATATTTGTCGTCTTATCTTTTACAAATTTTAGGATGTGGATAATTAGATCCATCCCACTTGACCTACGAAGAGCGATAAGTGCTGGCATAGGCACATTTATCAGCTTTGTGGCGTTTCAGCAAATGGGCTTTATCGTAAATAGCGACGCAGTTTTGGTTGGTATAGGAAATTTCAAAGATCCAAACGTGCTTCTTGGTGTTTTAGGACTATTTTTAGTTATTTGCTTTTGGGCGTGGAAGATAAAGGGCGCGTTTATCCTAGCTGTGCTTGCTACTTCAGTGATAGCTTGGATACTTGGTATCGCTCCTCATCCAACAGAAATTTTCTCAACTCCAGCCTCTATCTCTCCGATATTTTTAGAGCTTGATATAAAAGGCGCGCTTAGCCTAGCCTTGCTGCCAGTTGTTATCACATTTTTTGTGACCGATCTTTTTGACTCGATAGGCACACTAGCTGGTGTAGGCACGAGGGCTGGAATTTTTGATGAAAACAAAAAAGATGGCGTCATAAAACTTGAAAAAACTCTTGAAGCTGACGCTATTGCTACGGCAGCTGGCTCACTTGTAGGCGTAAGTACGACCACATCGTTTGTAGAGAGTGCTAGCGGTGTAGAAGAGGGCGGTAGAACTGGTCTAACGGCTGTATTTTGCGGACTTTTATTTATACTTACATTATTTATGTTGCCACTTTTTAAAGCGATTCCTGGCAATGCCATCTATCCGATCCTTGTGATGGTTGGCGTGCTTATGTTTGCTGAGCTTGCTAGTATAAATTTTAAAGATCCAGCCATTGCTGTTGCGACATTTTTCATAGTTGTGCTCATCCCGCTTACTTATTCGATCACAAACGGCCTTGCATTTGGCTTTATGTCATACGTCATAGTTAAGCTCATAAAGAGAGATTTTAGCGATATAAATTTAGGCGTAGTCGTGCTAGCGCTCATTAGTTTTATCGTATTTTTAGTGCATTGA
- the mqnE gene encoding aminofutalosine synthase MqnE, with product MMNLLQKLESGERLSKQEAFSLYELDLFTLAKFADKKRRKLHGNKVFFNVNRHINPTNICADICKFCAFSAHRKNPNPYLMSHEEILKIVDESVSHGVKEIHIVSAHNAKSGWQWYLEIFKKIKAAHPELHVKAMTAAEIDFLSRHYGLSYEEVIEKMLEYGVDSMPGGGAEIFDEEVRAKICKGKVSSENWLKIHKMWHDHGKQSNATMLFGHIESRENRIDHMLRIRDLQDETGGFNAFIPLVYQRENNYLKDVKFLGSAEILKTLAISRLVLDNVPHIKAYWATSTLNLAMIAQEFGADDLDGTIEKESIQSAAGANSANGVTLKIFCDLIKTSGFTPVERDSLYNELKIY from the coding sequence ATAATGAATCTATTACAAAAACTAGAAAGTGGCGAGAGATTAAGCAAACAAGAGGCTTTTTCGCTTTATGAGCTTGATCTTTTTACATTGGCTAAATTTGCCGATAAAAAGCGCAGAAAACTGCATGGCAACAAGGTCTTTTTTAATGTAAATCGCCATATCAATCCAACAAATATCTGCGCTGATATCTGTAAATTTTGCGCATTTTCAGCTCACAGAAAAAATCCAAATCCATACTTAATGAGCCACGAAGAAATTTTAAAGATCGTTGATGAGAGCGTAAGCCACGGCGTAAAAGAGATACACATCGTATCAGCTCACAACGCAAAAAGTGGCTGGCAGTGGTATTTAGAAATTTTTAAAAAGATAAAGGCAGCTCATCCAGAGCTTCACGTAAAGGCGATGACGGCAGCTGAAATCGACTTTTTATCAAGACATTACGGCTTAAGCTATGAAGAAGTGATAGAGAAGATGCTCGAATACGGCGTCGATAGCATGCCAGGCGGTGGGGCTGAAATTTTTGACGAAGAGGTCAGGGCTAAAATTTGCAAAGGCAAAGTAAGTAGCGAAAACTGGCTCAAAATCCACAAAATGTGGCATGATCACGGCAAACAAAGCAACGCAACAATGCTTTTTGGTCACATAGAAAGCCGTGAAAATAGGATCGATCACATGCTAAGGATTAGGGACTTGCAAGATGAAACTGGCGGTTTTAACGCATTTATACCGCTAGTTTATCAAAGAGAAAACAACTACTTAAAAGATGTGAAATTTCTAGGATCAGCTGAAATTTTAAAGACTCTGGCGATCTCACGTCTTGTGCTTGATAATGTCCCACATATCAAAGCTTACTGGGCTACTTCGACACTAAATTTAGCGATGATAGCTCAGGAATTTGGTGCTGATGATCTTGATGGCACGATAGAAAAAGAGAGCATCCAAAGTGCAGCCGGCGCAAATAGCGCAAACGGCGTTACACTAAAGATATTTTGTGATCTTATTAAAACATCTGGTTTTACGCCGGTTGAGCGTGATAGCTTATATAACGAACTTAAAATTTACTAA
- a CDS encoding HD domain-containing protein — MLADKSTKNSDNYLKIKEKFLDFKANLPKHFQKNQGRNFANFLAKEYDDFIKSYLNETMRDFFDDFVPQNDSFAFSVLATGKYAQTLLSANSELEILLVYKNLKGYNIKNFLKEFSEILSGSGINFYIKSVEIDEIFTNYKDDLKFKSETSQVRYICGSKSLYRLVKSEIVKLKEFDKKAFLNYHLKAFLPFSSISYLAQEPNLKSGFGGIDEIYHLNCILNCLDSDISVRSQALKVMNEKEIASFNLNVDFLLSLLTTLNLTQNSDTFSASSVEITTNFMQTKSKKLQDNESVISQKMLSSMNNVAIYSRFIVASLCRPFFKSELNFDQRKFARLKNGFYEINGVIYVPLHKKPALIEDLINELLELKDVDYKFDISAIFYIKRAIITKSGLERAISEFKKIFLRKNSYAILKSLLDAQMIQILIKPMEHISQLAQYDGYHEFTVDEHSILSVKFLENIKDKFIKNLYAELCLDGKTMLKIVTLMHDVGKGLGKDHANIGANIFRAYANKLNLSQKAINIGVILIKYHTLMSNVSNREDIYSQRVIFTFISKLGDKQVLKLLYILSYCVINATNERLYNAYTAKLLRELYEISLSAFSDENLLDEATRRVKKEQSIKRNSEFLALELSLQEKIFKITSNLVFIKYNASEIINLSKVADSLNATEIFINNSKNLSIQIYTKKSLNLSALLYEFAKFDLAYMEIFELFEKKFYIRLDFNQNVKNHELENTKILALKSLNSEVLKEPLKPNINKDEINFELNHSKDYAKLSINAKDQRGLMAYVMSVFDRLHFQVTSARIQTVKNRTRNLFLIEKNERLESKGEEILNLLISE; from the coding sequence ATGCTGGCTGATAAAAGTACCAAAAATAGCGATAATTATTTAAAAATCAAAGAGAAATTTCTTGATTTTAAGGCAAATTTACCAAAACATTTTCAAAAAAATCAGGGTAGAAATTTTGCAAATTTTTTAGCCAAAGAATATGATGATTTTATAAAATCTTATTTAAATGAAACTATGCGAGATTTTTTTGATGATTTTGTGCCGCAAAATGACAGCTTTGCTTTTAGTGTTTTAGCTACTGGAAAATACGCCCAAACTCTACTTAGCGCAAATAGCGAGCTTGAAATTTTACTAGTTTATAAAAATTTAAAAGGCTACAACATAAAGAATTTCTTAAAAGAATTTAGCGAAATTTTAAGTGGTTCTGGAATAAATTTTTATATAAAAAGCGTTGAAATAGATGAAATTTTTACAAATTACAAAGATGATCTCAAATTTAAAAGCGAAACATCACAAGTCCGATATATCTGTGGTTCAAAAAGCCTCTACCGTCTAGTAAAAAGCGAGATCGTAAAATTAAAAGAATTTGATAAAAAAGCCTTTTTAAACTACCATTTAAAGGCGTTTTTGCCGTTTTCTAGCATCAGCTACTTAGCCCAAGAGCCAAATTTAAAAAGTGGCTTTGGCGGGATAGATGAAATTTATCACCTAAACTGCATACTAAACTGCCTAGATAGCGACATTTCAGTTAGATCACAAGCCCTAAAAGTGATGAATGAAAAAGAGATCGCTAGCTTTAACCTAAATGTGGACTTTTTACTAAGCCTACTAACCACTTTAAATTTAACTCAAAATTCTGATACTTTTAGCGCTTCAAGCGTTGAAATCACGACAAATTTCATGCAAACAAAGTCTAAAAAGCTTCAAGATAATGAAAGCGTTATCAGCCAAAAAATGCTAAGCTCGATGAATAATGTCGCTATTTATTCGAGGTTTATCGTCGCTTCTCTTTGTAGGCCATTTTTTAAAAGCGAGCTAAATTTTGATCAGAGAAAATTTGCAAGGCTAAAAAATGGCTTTTACGAAATAAATGGCGTTATTTACGTGCCACTTCATAAAAAGCCAGCTCTCATCGAGGATCTCATAAATGAGCTTTTGGAACTAAAAGATGTGGATTATAAATTTGATATAAGCGCGATCTTTTACATCAAGCGAGCCATTATTACAAAAAGCGGCTTAGAGCGTGCTATAAGCGAGTTTAAAAAGATATTTTTAAGAAAAAATTCCTATGCCATTTTAAAATCATTGCTCGATGCGCAAATGATACAAATTTTAATAAAGCCAATGGAGCACATCAGCCAGCTAGCTCAGTACGACGGCTATCACGAATTTACAGTCGATGAGCATAGCATCTTAAGTGTAAAATTTCTTGAAAATATAAAAGATAAATTTATAAAAAATCTCTATGCCGAGCTTTGCTTAGATGGTAAAACAATGCTAAAGATCGTGACTTTAATGCACGACGTTGGCAAAGGGCTTGGTAAAGACCACGCAAATATCGGCGCAAATATCTTTAGAGCCTACGCGAACAAGCTAAATTTAAGCCAAAAAGCTATCAATATCGGCGTCATATTGATAAAATACCACACCCTAATGAGCAACGTCTCAAACAGAGAGGACATCTACTCACAGCGCGTCATCTTTACCTTTATCTCAAAGCTTGGCGACAAGCAGGTTTTAAAACTGCTTTACATCCTTAGCTACTGCGTGATAAATGCAACAAATGAGAGACTTTATAACGCCTACACAGCTAAACTTTTAAGAGAGCTTTATGAAATTTCTCTTAGTGCATTTAGCGATGAAAATTTATTAGATGAAGCGACAAGGCGCGTAAAAAAAGAGCAGTCTATAAAACGAAATAGCGAGTTTTTGGCGCTTGAACTAAGCTTGCAAGAGAAAATTTTTAAAATCACATCAAATCTTGTCTTTATAAAATATAATGCGAGTGAGATCATAAATTTAAGCAAGGTTGCAGATAGCTTAAATGCGACAGAAATTTTTATAAATAACTCTAAAAATTTAAGCATTCAGATTTATACAAAAAAGAGCCTAAATTTAAGCGCCCTGCTCTATGAATTTGCCAAATTTGACCTAGCATACATGGAAATTTTTGAGCTATTTGAGAAGAAATTTTACATCAGGCTTGACTTTAACCAAAATGTAAAAAATCATGAGCTTGAAAACACTAAAATTTTAGCCCTAAAATCTCTAAATAGCGAGGTTTTAAAAGAGCCTTTGAAACCAAACATTAACAAAGATGAGATAAACTTCGAGTTAAATCACTCAAAAGATTACGCCAAACTTAGCATCAACGCAAAAGATCAGCGTGGGCTAATGGCTTATGTGATGAGTGTTTTTGACAGGCTTCATTTTCAAGTCACGAGTGCTAGAATCCAAACGGTCAAAAATAGAACAAGAAATCTCTTTTTGATCGAGAAAAACGAGCGACTTGAGAGCAAAGGCGAAGAGATATTAAATTTATTAATAAGTGAGTAA
- the glmS gene encoding glutamine--fructose-6-phosphate transaminase (isomerizing) — translation MCGIVGYIGDKEKKEVILSGLKELEYRGYDSAGMAVMSDDKIDFFKAVGKLENLALKTKDFTSEGFGVAIGHTRWATHGKPTEINAHPHLGEHSFVVHNGIIENYKELKDELEAKGVKFVSQTDTEVIVHLFEEILKEKKDPFKAYEATIAKLRGAYATLLITKTAPDKIFFAKDAAPMAIGKSNEKELYFASSDAPLIGNATEVAYLDDNNYGYVSLDEIAVFKHGKKASITFNALPKDKSYAQKEGYTFFMEKEIYEQGAVVSETIMGRVKNHKVTLENLDDEYLKSIDDVVLCACGTSYHAALVASYLFERLAKVRTKVEVASEFRYRKPYLNKNSLFIVISQSGETADTLEALRIAKEAGLKTLAICNVDNSSIVRLADNTLLTRAGIEKGVASTKAFATQIIVLWMLVLQMAAAKNSIGKKELDHEIKTLLHIPQILNINNSLQEKLHRLSKHYLHGHGFFFIGRDIFYPLALEGALKLKEISYLHAEGYPSGEMKHGPIALADEKLFTIALMPQNLLYEKTKSNVEELAARDAYILAISPLEFELSDDYVKTSVQDHYMSEFFEMMLVLQLLALEISVRLGNNVDMPRNLAKSVTVE, via the coding sequence ATGTGTGGAATCGTAGGATACATCGGAGATAAAGAGAAAAAAGAGGTCATTTTAAGCGGTCTAAAAGAGCTTGAGTACCGCGGATATGACAGCGCTGGTATGGCTGTGATGAGTGATGACAAGATTGATTTTTTTAAAGCGGTCGGCAAGCTTGAAAATTTAGCTCTAAAGACAAAAGACTTTACATCAGAGGGCTTTGGTGTGGCGATAGGTCACACACGCTGGGCGACGCATGGCAAACCAACTGAGATAAACGCTCACCCGCACCTTGGCGAGCACTCGTTTGTCGTTCATAACGGCATCATCGAAAACTACAAAGAGCTTAAAGATGAGCTTGAAGCAAAGGGCGTGAAATTTGTCAGCCAAACTGATACTGAGGTGATCGTGCACCTTTTTGAAGAAATTTTAAAAGAGAAAAAAGACCCATTTAAAGCTTATGAGGCGACTATCGCAAAGCTAAGAGGCGCTTATGCGACGCTACTTATCACCAAAACTGCGCCTGATAAGATATTTTTCGCAAAAGATGCCGCTCCTATGGCGATAGGAAAGAGTAATGAAAAAGAGCTATATTTTGCTTCATCAGATGCTCCACTTATCGGCAATGCAACAGAGGTGGCATATCTTGATGACAACAATTACGGCTACGTGAGCTTAGACGAGATTGCTGTTTTTAAACACGGCAAAAAGGCGAGCATAACGTTTAATGCTTTACCAAAAGATAAGAGCTATGCCCAAAAAGAGGGATATACATTTTTCATGGAGAAAGAAATTTACGAGCAAGGTGCAGTCGTATCTGAAACCATCATGGGTAGGGTTAAAAACCACAAAGTCACCCTTGAAAATTTAGACGATGAATATCTAAAAAGTATCGATGATGTCGTGCTTTGTGCGTGCGGTACGAGCTACCATGCGGCACTTGTTGCAAGCTATCTTTTTGAAAGACTTGCTAAAGTTAGAACAAAGGTCGAAGTAGCAAGTGAATTTAGATACAGAAAGCCTTATCTAAACAAAAACTCGCTCTTCATCGTCATCTCACAAAGTGGCGAGACAGCCGACACTCTTGAGGCACTTAGGATCGCAAAAGAGGCTGGGCTAAAAACGCTTGCGATTTGTAACGTCGATAACTCATCTATCGTTAGACTAGCTGATAATACGCTTCTAACTCGTGCTGGTATCGAAAAAGGTGTTGCAAGCACAAAGGCCTTTGCAACGCAGATCATCGTGCTTTGGATGCTTGTGCTTCAAATGGCGGCAGCTAAAAATTCTATTGGCAAAAAAGAGCTTGATCACGAAATCAAAACGCTTCTTCACATTCCACAAATTTTAAATATCAATAACTCTCTTCAAGAGAAGCTTCACCGCCTAAGCAAGCATTATTTACATGGTCATGGCTTCTTCTTTATTGGTAGAGATATCTTCTATCCGCTAGCACTTGAAGGTGCGTTAAAACTTAAAGAAATTTCATATCTTCACGCCGAGGGCTATCCATCAGGCGAGATGAAGCACGGCCCTATCGCGCTTGCAGATGAGAAGCTATTTACGATAGCTTTAATGCCTCAAAATTTACTTTATGAAAAGACAAAGAGTAATGTAGAAGAGCTTGCCGCAAGAGATGCCTACATCCTGGCGATAAGCCCACTTGAGTTTGAGCTAAGCGATGACTACGTAAAAACAAGCGTTCAAGATCACTATATGAGCGAATTTTTCGAGATGATGCTAGTGCTTCAGCTACTTGCACTTGAAATTTCTGTTAGACTTGGCAACAATGTCGATATGCCAAGAAATCTTGCAAAAAGCGTAACTGTCGAATAA
- a CDS encoding gamma-glutamyl phosphate reductase codes for MKFIAILFCSLTFLFAMSYEKKVEARLCGLINQREMAKIYGDIRSIDSFDKKIESYKFRNGIEKFDEDSCRANGYYPVDPNYAPYPPSYRPYYQNGYDRFQRGYRGGYYNDDDYDDGFERGYRRGYKDARRDYRLGR; via the coding sequence ATGAAATTTATAGCCATTTTATTTTGTTCATTGACTTTTTTGTTTGCTATGAGTTATGAAAAAAAAGTTGAAGCTAGGCTTTGTGGTCTTATAAATCAAAGAGAAATGGCTAAAATTTATGGCGACATAAGAAGTATTGATAGCTTTGATAAAAAAATAGAAAGCTATAAATTTCGCAACGGAATAGAAAAATTTGACGAGGATAGTTGCCGTGCAAATGGCTACTATCCTGTTGATCCAAACTATGCACCATATCCTCCTAGCTACCGTCCATACTATCAAAATGGATATGATAGATTTCAGCGTGGTTACCGCGGAGGCTACTATAACGATGACGACTATGATGATGGTTTTGAGCGTGGATATAGACGTGGTTATAAGGATGCTAGAAGAGACTATAGGCTAGGTAGATAA
- a CDS encoding 2,3,4,5-tetrahydropyridine-2,6-carboxylate N-succinyltransferase, which translates to MSKEFKDANEFKEFFEEFRKKDGYKDPLAFGIARIDRGQKNTDKILQATFAVVNYKESFLSAAAYIYALQKCDVKVDFNGSEFVADLTPKVVKKASKLFSVFEKEISSHKNVQNLHAVKMAFDDDLELNENKFKLVFLFDDAKPLSVEAVYLKLYLISLGKVAPRTIVLDGAFGVLPNVAWTSQNTPIELEWLRENEISLKMFGEYPAIVSVDKFPRFLSHIIPADNTRILDSAKVRMGAAVYPGTVVMPGAAYINFNAGTTGGVMVEGRVSSSVVVGEGSDVGGGASILGVLSGTNGNPVSIGKHCLLGANSVTGVPLGDNCIVDAGIAVLEGTKVYISASEREKLAKLNPEFKFEAEIYKALELGGLNGLHFRQNSQTGQITASASKRAIKLNEALH; encoded by the coding sequence ATGTCTAAAGAGTTTAAAGATGCAAATGAATTTAAGGAATTTTTTGAAGAATTTAGAAAAAAAGATGGCTACAAAGATCCACTTGCTTTTGGTATCGCTAGGATCGATCGTGGACAAAAAAATACAGATAAAATTTTACAAGCGACATTCGCTGTTGTAAATTACAAAGAGAGCTTTTTAAGCGCTGCTGCTTATATCTATGCTTTGCAAAAATGTGATGTTAAGGTTGATTTTAACGGCTCTGAATTTGTAGCTGATCTTACGCCAAAAGTAGTGAAAAAAGCCAGCAAGCTCTTTAGCGTCTTTGAAAAAGAGATAAGCTCTCATAAAAATGTACAAAATTTACATGCCGTAAAAATGGCATTTGATGATGATCTTGAACTAAATGAGAATAAATTTAAGCTTGTGTTTTTGTTTGATGATGCAAAACCACTTAGCGTGGAGGCCGTATATCTCAAGCTTTACTTGATATCGCTTGGCAAAGTCGCACCTAGAACGATCGTACTTGATGGAGCTTTTGGTGTGTTGCCAAATGTTGCATGGACTAGCCAAAATACGCCAATTGAGCTTGAATGGCTAAGAGAAAATGAAATTTCTCTAAAGATGTTTGGCGAATATCCAGCGATCGTTAGCGTCGATAAATTCCCAAGATTTTTAAGCCACATCATTCCAGCGGATAATACGAGAATTTTAGACTCAGCTAAGGTTCGCATGGGTGCTGCCGTGTATCCTGGCACAGTCGTTATGCCAGGTGCTGCCTATATCAACTTTAACGCAGGTACAACTGGTGGCGTGATGGTTGAAGGCAGAGTCAGCAGCTCTGTCGTAGTTGGCGAGGGTAGTGACGTAGGTGGCGGAGCTAGCATACTTGGCGTGCTAAGTGGCACAAACGGCAACCCTGTAAGCATCGGCAAACACTGCTTGCTTGGCGCAAACTCAGTTACAGGTGTGCCTCTTGGCGATAACTGCATCGTGGATGCTGGCATAGCGGTGCTTGAGGGCACAAAGGTCTATATATCAGCTAGCGAGCGCGAAAAGTTAGCTAAACTAAATCCAGAGTTTAAATTTGAAGCTGAAATTTACAAAGCGCTTGAGCTTGGTGGGCTAAATGGACTTCATTTTAGACAAAACAGCCAAACAGGCCAGATCACTGCAAGTGCGAGCAAAAGGGCGATCAAGCTAAATGAGGCACTTCATTAA